In a single window of the Pseudogemmatithrix spongiicola genome:
- a CDS encoding aminopeptidase P N-terminal domain-containing protein: MRLIGFAFSALLLAAALPATPLAAPLDAQIAQAEFAARREALVARLDDGAVLVLAAPEAAQDYLPWSQSRPFYYLTGFREPDAALLLARVNGSIRATLFVSPRDPAQEVWTGARLGVDGVGPATGMQGRDVAELRNAVDSVLRGDIRLYVVGDFFGGPTTLSAHEQYVNALKASFPTARIEDGTGAVARLRGRKSEAELERLRIAAEISARGHLAAFALAQPGVGEWELQAAAEAVWRRESGDVPGYGSIVGSGPNATTLHYNVNTRVTQAGDVVVMDMATQFDGYSADITRTIPVSGRFSPAQRDIYDVVLAAQKAAERLIEPGARWQSLTTAAANTLAQGLTRLGLMDSPNATYDCGSAQRPRRCPQLALFYMHGLGHGIGLDVHDPDQYEQSAIGVGSAFTIEPGIYVRENLPQILPRTPDNEAYLRRTAQAFERYKGIGVRIEDDYLVTARGVERPSALVPRELEDVERVMQEPRTPWDSASTQRVQRMRSGTP, translated from the coding sequence ATGCGCCTCATTGGATTTGCCTTCTCCGCGCTGCTCCTCGCCGCAGCGCTTCCGGCGACGCCGCTTGCGGCTCCGCTGGACGCCCAGATTGCGCAGGCGGAGTTCGCCGCGCGCCGCGAGGCGCTGGTTGCGCGTCTCGACGACGGCGCGGTCTTGGTGCTCGCGGCGCCAGAGGCGGCGCAGGACTACCTGCCGTGGTCGCAGTCGCGGCCCTTCTATTATCTGACGGGCTTCCGTGAACCCGACGCGGCGCTGCTGCTCGCCCGCGTCAACGGCAGCATCCGCGCGACGCTCTTCGTGAGTCCGCGCGACCCCGCGCAGGAAGTCTGGACCGGCGCCCGGCTTGGCGTGGATGGCGTCGGGCCGGCCACCGGCATGCAAGGGCGCGACGTCGCGGAGCTGCGCAATGCCGTGGACTCGGTGCTGCGCGGCGACATCCGGCTCTACGTGGTCGGCGACTTCTTCGGCGGTCCAACCACGCTCTCGGCGCATGAACAGTACGTGAATGCGCTCAAGGCATCGTTTCCGACGGCGCGCATCGAAGACGGCACGGGCGCCGTGGCGCGGCTGCGCGGCAGGAAATCCGAGGCCGAGCTCGAGCGCCTGCGCATCGCCGCCGAGATCAGCGCTCGTGGGCATCTCGCCGCCTTCGCGCTGGCGCAGCCTGGCGTCGGCGAATGGGAGTTGCAGGCGGCAGCCGAGGCGGTGTGGCGCCGGGAGTCCGGTGACGTGCCGGGCTACGGCTCGATTGTCGGCTCCGGTCCCAACGCGACGACGCTGCACTACAACGTGAACACGCGGGTGACGCAGGCCGGCGACGTGGTCGTCATGGACATGGCGACGCAGTTCGACGGCTATTCCGCCGACATCACCCGGACGATTCCCGTGAGCGGACGCTTCTCGCCCGCCCAGCGCGACATCTACGACGTGGTGCTGGCCGCACAGAAGGCCGCGGAACGGTTGATCGAACCCGGCGCACGTTGGCAGTCGCTCACGACCGCCGCAGCGAACACCCTCGCGCAGGGCCTCACGCGGCTCGGTCTCATGGACTCCCCGAACGCGACCTACGACTGCGGCAGCGCGCAGCGTCCGCGCCGCTGCCCGCAGCTCGCCCTGTTCTACATGCACGGGCTCGGCCACGGCATCGGCCTCGACGTCCACGACCCGGATCAGTACGAGCAGTCGGCAATCGGTGTCGGCAGCGCGTTCACGATCGAGCCCGGCATCTACGTGCGTGAGAACCTGCCGCAGATCCTGCCGCGCACGCCGGACAACGAGGCCTACCTGCGCCGGACGGCACAGGCCTTCGAACGCTACAAGGGCATCGGCGTGCGCATCGAGGACGACTACCTCGTCACGGCGCGCGGCGTCGAGCGCCCGAGTGCGCTGGTTCCGCGTGAACTCGAGGACGTCGAGCGTGTGATGCAAGAGCCCCGGACACCGTGGGACAGCGCCAGCACCCAGCGCGTGCAACGGATGCGCAGCGGCACGCCCTGA
- a CDS encoding M14 family metallopeptidase has translation MSWRSLAFALPFTAVAALPLAAQQPRLTSPEQFFGHQIGADYVLPNYSKFHEYWIRLANESDRMELDTIGLTAEGRPQIMAIVSSPENLRNKERYRQIAERLARAEGVTAEQARQLAREGKGIVWIDGGLHATEVLGAQQLIETNWQLVSGQDDETKRFLDDLIIVMVHANPDGMELVSDWYMRNPDPRRRTYNNIPRLYQKYIGHDNNRDFYLAAQPESENLNRVLYTEWYPQVMYNHHQTGPAGTVMFAPPFRDPMNFNIHPLIKTGLDVVGGAMHNRFVLEEKGGVVMRSGAGYSTWWNGGLRTTVYFHNMIGLLTETIGTPSGMEIPFIASRQIASADLPLPVQPGPWKFRSSVEYSVTANKAVLDVVSRNREHFLFNIWKMGNDRIEQGNRDSWTIWPKRNAAVAARIDAENRQRRSQQQADNPMAFLGGFGNAAQQRTGEAAQQMMAAMKSPENRDPRAYIIPANQRDFPTAVRFIVALQKAGIDVHRATAAFSHGGKQYPAGSYVVKVGQAFGAHVLDMFEAQDHPNDFRVPGGPPTPPYDNAGWTLAMQMGVVYDRVLDNLTGPFEKIAPTNRVRPAAGTVASANVWHLSGAHNDAFIVVNRLLKANQMVLRKPDGTWVIPATAGSRPIVQRAATELGLSFTSGNNTGATAVRPMRIGLWDRFGGSMPSGWTRWLLEQYEFPFTVVYPQELDAGNLNAKYDALLFVDGAIPAYRSGPAAAGAQGQGGPGQQGGAGAADAIPAEFRGWLGNVTQDRTVPQLKQFAENGGTIITIGSSTNIAQHFGLPMSNHLVERMPTGEERELGSEKFYVPGSLLEVAVDSTTAAGRGMTSRAIVMYDNSPVFRLAPDAQAKGVTPIAWFDTPNALRSGWAWGETYLEGGVAAADARVGRGMVRLIGPEALFRAQPHGTFKLVFNGLIGTR, from the coding sequence ATGTCTTGGCGTTCCTTGGCTTTCGCCCTTCCGTTCACGGCGGTCGCCGCCCTTCCGTTGGCCGCGCAGCAGCCGCGGCTGACCTCGCCGGAGCAGTTCTTCGGCCACCAGATCGGCGCCGACTACGTGCTCCCCAACTACAGCAAGTTCCACGAGTACTGGATCCGCCTCGCCAACGAGTCGGACCGCATGGAGCTCGACACCATCGGGCTCACGGCCGAGGGTCGCCCGCAGATCATGGCGATCGTCTCCAGCCCCGAGAACCTCCGCAACAAGGAGCGCTACCGGCAGATCGCTGAGCGACTCGCGCGCGCCGAGGGCGTGACGGCGGAGCAGGCCCGGCAGCTGGCCCGCGAGGGCAAGGGCATCGTCTGGATCGACGGCGGCCTGCACGCCACCGAGGTGCTGGGTGCGCAGCAGCTGATCGAGACCAACTGGCAGCTGGTGAGCGGGCAGGACGACGAGACGAAGCGCTTCCTCGATGACCTGATCATCGTGATGGTGCACGCCAATCCCGACGGCATGGAGCTGGTGAGCGACTGGTACATGCGCAATCCGGATCCGCGCCGTCGGACGTACAACAACATCCCGCGCCTGTACCAGAAGTACATCGGGCACGACAACAACCGCGACTTCTACCTCGCGGCGCAGCCGGAGTCCGAGAACCTGAACCGCGTGCTGTACACCGAGTGGTATCCGCAGGTGATGTACAACCATCACCAGACGGGTCCGGCCGGCACGGTGATGTTCGCGCCACCGTTCCGCGATCCGATGAACTTCAACATCCACCCGTTGATCAAGACGGGCCTCGATGTGGTCGGCGGCGCGATGCACAACCGCTTCGTGCTCGAGGAGAAGGGCGGTGTCGTGATGCGTTCCGGCGCCGGCTATTCCACGTGGTGGAACGGCGGCCTGCGTACGACGGTGTATTTCCACAACATGATCGGCTTGCTCACCGAGACGATCGGGACGCCGTCGGGCATGGAGATCCCGTTCATCGCCAGCCGGCAGATCGCCAGCGCCGACCTGCCGCTGCCCGTGCAGCCGGGTCCGTGGAAGTTCCGCTCGTCGGTCGAGTACTCGGTGACCGCCAACAAGGCCGTGCTGGACGTCGTCTCGCGCAACCGCGAGCACTTCCTGTTCAACATCTGGAAGATGGGCAACGACCGCATCGAGCAGGGCAACCGTGACAGCTGGACCATCTGGCCGAAGCGCAACGCGGCCGTGGCCGCGCGCATCGACGCGGAGAACCGCCAGCGCCGTTCGCAGCAGCAGGCCGACAACCCGATGGCCTTCCTCGGCGGCTTCGGCAATGCCGCGCAGCAGCGCACCGGCGAAGCGGCGCAGCAGATGATGGCCGCGATGAAGTCGCCGGAGAACCGCGATCCGCGTGCGTACATCATCCCGGCCAACCAGCGCGACTTCCCGACGGCCGTGCGCTTCATCGTGGCGCTGCAGAAGGCCGGCATCGACGTGCATCGCGCGACGGCGGCCTTCTCGCACGGCGGCAAGCAGTACCCGGCCGGCTCGTACGTGGTAAAGGTCGGCCAGGCCTTCGGTGCCCACGTGCTCGACATGTTCGAGGCGCAGGATCACCCGAACGACTTCCGCGTGCCCGGTGGCCCGCCGACGCCGCCCTACGACAACGCCGGCTGGACGCTGGCGATGCAGATGGGCGTGGTCTACGACCGCGTGCTCGACAACCTCACGGGTCCGTTCGAGAAGATCGCGCCGACCAACCGCGTGCGTCCGGCGGCCGGCACGGTGGCGAGCGCGAACGTGTGGCATCTCTCCGGCGCGCACAACGATGCGTTCATCGTCGTGAACCGTCTGCTCAAGGCCAACCAGATGGTGCTGCGCAAGCCGGACGGCACCTGGGTGATCCCGGCCACCGCCGGCAGCCGCCCGATCGTACAGCGCGCGGCCACTGAACTTGGCCTGTCGTTCACCAGCGGCAACAACACCGGTGCCACCGCCGTGCGTCCGATGCGCATCGGCCTGTGGGATCGCTTCGGCGGCTCGATGCCCAGCGGCTGGACGCGCTGGCTGCTCGAGCAGTACGAGTTCCCGTTCACGGTCGTGTATCCGCAGGAACTCGACGCGGGCAATCTGAACGCCAAGTACGACGCGCTCCTCTTCGTCGACGGTGCGATCCCGGCGTACCGCAGCGGCCCCGCCGCGGCCGGCGCGCAGGGCCAGGGTGGCCCCGGACAGCAGGGCGGTGCAGGGGCTGCGGACGCGATTCCGGCCGAGTTCCGCGGCTGGCTCGGCAACGTCACGCAGGACCGCACGGTCCCGCAGCTCAAGCAGTTCGCCGAGAACGGCGGCACGATCATCACGATCGGCAGCTCGACCAACATCGCGCAGCACTTCGGGCTGCCGATGAGCAACCATCTCGTGGAGCGCATGCCCACGGGCGAGGAGCGTGAACTCGGCAGCGAGAAGTTCTACGTGCCGGGCTCGCTGCTGGAGGTCGCGGTCGACAGCACCACGGCGGCCGGTCGCGGCATGACCTCGCGCGCGATCGTCATGTACGACAACTCGCCCGTGTTCCGCCTTGCGCCGGATGCGCAGGCCAAGGGCGTGACGCCGATCGCGTGGTTCGACACCCCGAACGCCCTGCGCAGCGGCTGGGCCTGGGGTGAGACGTATCTCGAGGGTGGCGTGGCCGCCGCGGACGCCCGCGTGGGCCGTGGTATGGTGCGCTTGATCGGCCCCGAGGCGTTGTTCCGTGCGCAGCCGCACGGGACCTTCAAGCTGGTGTTCAACGGGTTGATCGGGACGCGCTGA
- a CDS encoding sodium:solute symporter family transporter, whose amino-acid sequence MILTVGIAYFAACALIGWLAARRTKSAEDFFLAGRSVGLLPFAIAAMATTLSGFSFIGGPGLVYSIGLTALFIILPAALTNTYGALVLGARMRALGEQHALMTVPDVLALRYGSRAVQGWSAVAILVGVVGYLGTNVLALGLVVRALFGLELTAALWIGTAVLIAYSASGGILAGIWVDVFQGALMAIASSIVFVFALDSGNGLAAITRAIETVNPALVGPWGARGAMVALSFFFVFAVGSLGQPHIAHKYFMLKDARRLRWYPALMTVAMILAQLLFVGVGLAVKALVARGEMPALATADDATPQFLLRYVPEFVSALVFAGVAAAIMSTVNSFLNIGAAAITRDIPKALGRTLDATQGLRSARLWTVTLAVMGAVTAQLSGTLVAFLGIFGYGLFASTLVPALAIGLTWEHGTKQAALASILTGLVLTLALETAAYAKLISLPTGVTVSGLSLVTSILVYVTVSLASQPTRERRSSQLTA is encoded by the coding sequence GTGATTCTCACTGTGGGCATCGCCTACTTCGCCGCCTGCGCCCTGATCGGTTGGCTCGCTGCACGGCGTACGAAGTCCGCTGAGGATTTCTTCCTCGCCGGCCGCTCGGTGGGACTGCTGCCCTTCGCCATCGCGGCGATGGCGACGACACTCTCGGGGTTCTCGTTCATCGGTGGACCGGGGCTGGTCTACTCGATTGGCCTCACCGCGCTGTTCATCATCTTGCCGGCGGCGCTCACGAACACCTACGGCGCGCTGGTGCTCGGTGCGCGCATGCGCGCCCTCGGCGAGCAGCATGCATTGATGACCGTGCCGGACGTTCTCGCGCTGCGCTACGGCTCGCGCGCGGTGCAGGGCTGGAGCGCGGTCGCGATCCTGGTGGGTGTCGTCGGATACCTCGGCACCAACGTGCTCGCCCTCGGGCTCGTGGTGCGCGCCCTGTTCGGCCTTGAGCTCACGGCGGCGCTGTGGATCGGCACCGCCGTGCTCATCGCCTACTCGGCGAGCGGCGGCATCCTCGCGGGTATCTGGGTGGATGTTTTCCAAGGTGCGTTGATGGCCATTGCGAGCAGCATCGTCTTTGTATTCGCACTGGATTCAGGCAACGGACTCGCCGCCATCACGCGGGCAATCGAAACGGTCAACCCTGCGCTCGTCGGCCCCTGGGGCGCGCGCGGGGCGATGGTCGCGCTGAGCTTCTTCTTCGTCTTTGCCGTCGGCTCGCTGGGCCAGCCGCATATCGCGCACAAGTATTTCATGCTCAAGGATGCGCGGCGCCTGCGCTGGTATCCTGCGCTGATGACTGTTGCGATGATCCTCGCGCAGCTGCTCTTCGTGGGCGTCGGGCTTGCCGTGAAGGCGCTGGTCGCACGTGGCGAGATGCCCGCGCTCGCCACCGCTGACGATGCGACGCCGCAGTTCTTGCTGCGCTACGTACCGGAGTTCGTGAGTGCCCTCGTCTTCGCCGGCGTCGCCGCGGCGATCATGAGCACGGTCAACAGCTTCTTGAACATCGGTGCCGCCGCCATCACGCGCGATATCCCCAAGGCCCTCGGCCGGACACTCGACGCCACGCAGGGACTTCGCAGCGCACGCCTGTGGACCGTCACCCTCGCTGTCATGGGAGCCGTCACCGCGCAACTCAGCGGCACGCTCGTCGCGTTCCTCGGCATCTTCGGCTACGGCCTCTTCGCGAGCACGCTGGTGCCCGCACTCGCCATCGGCCTCACCTGGGAGCACGGCACCAAGCAGGCAGCCCTCGCCAGCATCCTCACCGGCCTCGTACTCACACTCGCCCTCGAGACCGCCGCCTACGCCAAGCTCATCAGCCTCCCCACCGGCGTAACCGTCAGCGGCCTCAGCCTCGTGACGAGTATCCTCGTGTACGTCACGGTATCACTCGCCAGCCAACCGACGCGTGAGCGCAGAAGCTCTCAGCTTACAGCTTAG